The proteins below are encoded in one region of Peribacillus muralis:
- a CDS encoding 3' terminal RNA ribose 2'-O-methyltransferase Hen1 produces MQLTIMATGDNVKAISYLLSKNPNNLYERNHKGHLVRLFYSKCSETELEATIFVTPDPLELVKSDANSYDITHYINDREFAVSSIFCSLIRSALGTALNGQPKEDYAEWVTHPFAFQFDFGPVVSALSDKQLCDLFGPIGYEVTITRPEIQYSFDMKEKSSARFISLKGLKTLQEGLRHLFVLIPVIDDYKHYYIDEKEIEKLERYGEGWLEKHPMRDFIYRQSLRFKEVYSIVENKKPEKMKAEKESKVRLNDLRYEKIVDAVRDMNARSVVDFGSGEGKLSVRLGFVEGIKEILAVEPSQSASLKALGRFDKVKDKETFVVPETLWGSLFYYDDRLKNKDAIILCEVIEHIDEHRLPKVMDTILHDYQPKALILTTPNQEYNEVYDMDDVLRHADHRFEWTRAEFQQWCAARNHRGHYDLRFEGIGEEHATQGCPTQMCVFERKVDE; encoded by the coding sequence ATGCAGCTGACGATTATGGCGACGGGGGACAATGTTAAGGCGATTTCTTACTTATTGTCGAAGAACCCGAATAACCTGTATGAAAGAAATCATAAAGGGCATTTAGTGCGCCTTTTTTATAGTAAGTGCTCGGAAACGGAGTTGGAGGCGACCATCTTTGTTACCCCGGACCCCTTGGAATTAGTGAAAAGCGATGCTAATTCGTATGATATTACCCACTACATAAATGATCGCGAATTTGCGGTTAGCAGCATTTTTTGCTCATTGATCAGGTCTGCATTGGGGACAGCGTTGAATGGGCAGCCGAAGGAGGATTATGCAGAGTGGGTGACACATCCGTTTGCGTTCCAGTTCGACTTCGGCCCGGTCGTTTCCGCTCTATCGGACAAGCAATTATGTGATCTATTCGGGCCGATTGGCTATGAAGTGACCATTACGCGTCCCGAAATCCAATATTCCTTCGATATGAAGGAGAAGAGTTCGGCAAGATTTATTTCCTTGAAGGGGCTGAAGACGTTACAGGAAGGGTTAAGGCATTTGTTTGTTCTGATTCCGGTCATCGACGATTATAAGCATTATTACATTGATGAAAAGGAAATCGAAAAACTTGAAAGATATGGGGAGGGCTGGCTAGAGAAGCATCCCATGCGTGATTTCATTTATCGCCAATCCCTTCGATTCAAGGAAGTATACAGTATTGTCGAGAATAAGAAGCCTGAAAAGATGAAGGCTGAAAAAGAAAGCAAGGTTCGGTTGAATGACCTTCGCTATGAAAAAATCGTTGATGCGGTAAGGGATATGAATGCAAGAAGCGTGGTCGATTTTGGTTCAGGCGAAGGAAAGCTTTCCGTACGGCTCGGTTTTGTCGAGGGAATCAAGGAAATCCTGGCCGTCGAGCCATCCCAATCCGCCTCTCTCAAAGCATTGGGAAGATTTGATAAAGTGAAGGATAAAGAAACATTCGTCGTGCCCGAGACACTTTGGGGCTCACTTTTTTATTATGATGACAGGTTAAAGAACAAGGATGCCATCATTTTATGTGAGGTCATCGAGCATATCGACGAACATCGCCTTCCGAAGGTGATGGATACGATCTTGCACGATTATCAGCCGAAAGCCCTGATCCTTACAACGCCAAACCAAGAATATAACGAGGTTTACGATATGGATGACGTTCTTCGACATGCGGATCATCGTTTCGAGTGGACAAGGGCCGAATTTCAACAGTGGTGTGCAGCCCGGAATCATCGCGGCCACTACGACCTTCGCTTCGAAGGAATTGGTGAAGAGCATGCCACGCAAGGCTGTCCGACACAAATGTGCGTGTTTGAAAGGAAGGTGGACGAATAA